One Candidatus Fermentibacter sp. genomic region harbors:
- a CDS encoding radical SAM protein, whose protein sequence is MPVPGPGDRTAPVQESETRAMLESILKTPPDGLPALFARARGVRNAHFGNRAYLRAVIEFSNNCRCNCHYCGMRRDNTSLERFRLDAAAILEAARMAAGEGIGTFFLQSAETEEYDAAWLADIIRDVSGMGMNVLLCVGARDESDLDLWRDAGASKFILKHETSDPGLFASMKPGLSLEERIGWLRTLKRHGYAIGSGPLLGLPGQSIASLVDDLLLLSDLDVDMSSVSVFLPAAGTPLAQCPTGDVDLALRFVAAMRVFLERTLIPATSTFERLRPGGQLACFEAGANVITVNMTPPARRDGYELYSKRYFVSLEHARAVIAEAGLVESTEEALG, encoded by the coding sequence ATGCCCGTTCCCGGACCCGGTGACCGGACCGCCCCCGTTCAGGAGTCGGAGACCAGGGCCATGCTCGAGAGCATTCTGAAAACCCCGCCCGACGGTCTTCCCGCCCTCTTCGCCCGGGCGAGGGGCGTCAGGAACGCACATTTCGGGAACAGGGCCTACCTCAGGGCCGTGATCGAGTTCTCCAACAACTGCAGGTGCAACTGCCACTACTGCGGCATGAGGCGCGACAACACGTCGCTCGAGCGTTTCAGGCTCGACGCGGCGGCCATCCTCGAGGCGGCCAGGATGGCTGCGGGGGAGGGGATCGGGACGTTCTTCCTCCAGTCCGCTGAAACCGAGGAGTACGACGCGGCATGGCTGGCGGACATCATCCGCGATGTCTCGGGCATGGGGATGAACGTGCTCCTCTGCGTCGGCGCGAGGGACGAGTCGGATCTCGACCTCTGGCGGGATGCAGGCGCATCCAAGTTCATCCTGAAGCACGAGACCTCCGATCCGGGCCTCTTCGCCTCCATGAAGCCGGGGCTGAGCCTGGAGGAGAGGATAGGATGGCTCAGGACCCTGAAGAGGCATGGTTACGCAATCGGCTCGGGCCCGCTCCTGGGGCTCCCCGGCCAGTCCATCGCCTCGCTCGTCGACGACCTGCTGCTGCTTTCGGATCTCGACGTCGACATGTCCAGCGTGTCCGTGTTCCTCCCGGCGGCCGGCACGCCCCTCGCACAGTGCCCTACGGGAGACGTGGACCTCGCGTTGAGGTTCGTGGCCGCCATGAGGGTATTCCTCGAGCGCACACTCATCCCGGCCACGAGCACCTTCGAGCGCCTGAGGCCTGGCGGCCAGCTCGCCTGCTTCGAGGCAGGCGCCAACGTCATCACGGTGAACATGACCCCGCCCGCCCGCAGGGATGGATACGAGCTCTACTCGAAGCGGTACTTCGTCAGCCTGGAGCACGCGCGGGCGGTCATCGCGGAAGCCGGCCTCGTCGAGTCGACCGAGGAGGCCCTTGGCTGA
- a CDS encoding HU family DNA-binding protein, which translates to MTREELAREMALRTGLSRREAGAALEAMLGIVEEALCGGRSVFLRGFGCFEPRRGGRRRARDPRGEGIIDIPGRARPFFRPYDRLRESVGAALAEYVDVAFFHPGGPGVSRVSVSGVCDGRDVMESPMRRLPDGSWVAELRLPSGGCLAYMFDVDGMLVPDPAPGVPRDASGRSVRSL; encoded by the coding sequence TTGACCAGGGAAGAGCTCGCGAGGGAGATGGCCCTGCGCACCGGGCTGTCGCGCCGGGAGGCCGGAGCGGCGCTGGAGGCGATGCTCGGCATCGTCGAGGAGGCACTCTGCGGCGGGCGGAGCGTGTTCCTCAGGGGATTCGGATGCTTCGAGCCCAGGCGGGGCGGGAGGCGCCGGGCCCGCGATCCCAGGGGGGAGGGGATCATCGACATACCCGGAAGGGCGCGCCCGTTCTTCAGGCCCTATGACAGGCTGAGGGAGTCGGTGGGTGCCGCCCTCGCGGAATACGTCGACGTGGCCTTCTTCCACCCCGGCGGCCCGGGGGTCTCGAGGGTCTCCGTCAGCGGTGTATGCGACGGGCGGGATGTCATGGAAAGCCCGATGCGGAGGCTCCCGGACGGGAGCTGGGTGGCCGAGCTCCGCCTTCCTTCCGGGGGCTGTCTAGCCTACATGTTCGACGTGGACGGGATGCTCGTTCCCGATCCCGCCCCCGGCGTCCCAAGGGATGCCTCGGGCAGGTCGGTCAGATCGCTGTGA
- a CDS encoding shikimate kinase, translated as MADLPDRISIAGPPCSGKTTVGEVLAGLAGRPFVDLDSEVAREAGLPIPSIFGAYGEDGFRGVERSALLSILRRSGRFVLALGGGTLLDPLNLAAVLEKSTLVTLLVPAGTLLERLEGSGRPLAADREALSGLLAARSEHYGSLPGGVDCAGLSPVGCAEAIIAMLSGEAGS; from the coding sequence TTGGCTGACCTCCCGGACAGGATATCCATCGCCGGCCCGCCCTGCTCGGGCAAGACCACTGTCGGAGAGGTCCTGGCGGGGCTCGCCGGGCGCCCGTTCGTGGACCTCGACTCCGAGGTGGCGAGGGAGGCCGGCCTGCCCATCCCGTCCATCTTCGGAGCGTACGGTGAGGATGGGTTCAGGGGTGTCGAGAGGTCGGCGCTGCTTTCGATCCTCCGGCGAAGCGGCCGGTTCGTGCTGGCCCTCGGGGGGGGCACCCTCCTCGATCCGCTCAACCTGGCGGCCGTGCTGGAGAAATCGACCCTCGTGACTCTCCTGGTCCCGGCTGGAACGCTCCTGGAGCGGCTGGAGGGATCCGGGAGGCCCCTTGCCGCGGATCGCGAAGCGCTGTCGGGCCTCCTGGCCGCGAGGAGCGAACATTACGGAAGCCTCCCGGGAGGAGTCGACTGTGCAGGGCTTTCCCCGGTCGGCTGCGCGGAGGCGATAATCGCAATGCTGAGCGGGGAGGCCGGGTCTTGA